One genomic window of Salvelinus alpinus chromosome 17, SLU_Salpinus.1, whole genome shotgun sequence includes the following:
- the LOC139542269 gene encoding uncharacterized protein isoform X2, translating into MAEEEPLGGAQQVLRRLKPKLIDTLSADPAFVLQHADSLSLLARHEYKQVKALTDPSKQAQDLLDHVINKGPTAAEQLLQLLRGKEMQDTFPNLLFLKELPVNDQRAAGEKGGNEVTRKRRQTFESEENLPFKQTCKDGSKMVVEKDLMRVAQNIGRSWRAIGTGALDIPSVKLDQILEDYPHSHVDRVFAMLRYWSTLKRHEATAANLHSLLSQDDWALLPNSIDFLLDPILDP; encoded by the exons ATGGCTGAAGAAGAACCCCTAGGTGGCGCTCAGCAGGTACTGCGTCGTCTGAAGCCCAAGTTGATCGATACTCTAAGTGCAGACCCTGCCTTTGTGCTGCAGCATGCAGACTCCCTCAGCCTACTGGCCCGGCATGAGTACAAGCAGGTCAAAGCCCTCACTGACCCATCAAAACAGGCCCAGGACCTTCTGGACCATGTGATCAACAAAGGACCCACTGCTGCAGAGCAGCTTCTGCAGCTCCTGAGGGGCAAAGAAATGCAGGATACGTTTCCCAACCTTCTGTTCCTCAAGGAACTGCCAGTGAATGATCAAAGAGCTGCAGGTGAAAAAG GGGGAAATGAAGTTACCAGAAAGAGAAGACAAACATTTGAGTCCGAAGAGAACCTTCCCTTTAAACAGACATGCAAGGATG GCTCTAAGATGGTGGTGGAGAAGGATCTGATGCGTGTGGCTCAAAATATCGGTCGCTCCTGGAGGGCAATTGGTACAGGGGCCCTAGACATCCCCTCTGTCAAGCTGGATCAGATCCTGGAGGACTATCCACACAGCCATGTGGACCGTGTGTTCGCCATGCTGCGCTACTGGAGCACACTGAAACGGCATGAGGCCACGGCGGCCAATCTCCACTCCCTGCTCAGCCAGGACGACTGGGCCCTGCTGCCAAACAGCATAGACTTTCTCCTGGACCCCATCTTAGACCCTTAG
- the LOC139542269 gene encoding uncharacterized protein isoform X1, which translates to MAEEEPLGGAQQVLRRLKPKLIDTLSADPAFVLQHADSLSLLARHEYKQVKALTDPSKQAQDLLDHVINKGPTAAEQLLQLLRGKEMQDTFPNLLFLKELPVNDQRAAGEKGTGGNEVTRKRRQTFESEENLPFKQTCKDGSKMVVEKDLMRVAQNIGRSWRAIGTGALDIPSVKLDQILEDYPHSHVDRVFAMLRYWSTLKRHEATAANLHSLLSQDDWALLPNSIDFLLDPILDP; encoded by the exons ATGGCTGAAGAAGAACCCCTAGGTGGCGCTCAGCAGGTACTGCGTCGTCTGAAGCCCAAGTTGATCGATACTCTAAGTGCAGACCCTGCCTTTGTGCTGCAGCATGCAGACTCCCTCAGCCTACTGGCCCGGCATGAGTACAAGCAGGTCAAAGCCCTCACTGACCCATCAAAACAGGCCCAGGACCTTCTGGACCATGTGATCAACAAAGGACCCACTGCTGCAGAGCAGCTTCTGCAGCTCCTGAGGGGCAAAGAAATGCAGGATACGTTTCCCAACCTTCTGTTCCTCAAGGAACTGCCAGTGAATGATCAAAGAGCTGCAGGTGAAAAAGGTACAG GGGGAAATGAAGTTACCAGAAAGAGAAGACAAACATTTGAGTCCGAAGAGAACCTTCCCTTTAAACAGACATGCAAGGATG GCTCTAAGATGGTGGTGGAGAAGGATCTGATGCGTGTGGCTCAAAATATCGGTCGCTCCTGGAGGGCAATTGGTACAGGGGCCCTAGACATCCCCTCTGTCAAGCTGGATCAGATCCTGGAGGACTATCCACACAGCCATGTGGACCGTGTGTTCGCCATGCTGCGCTACTGGAGCACACTGAAACGGCATGAGGCCACGGCGGCCAATCTCCACTCCCTGCTCAGCCAGGACGACTGGGCCCTGCTGCCAAACAGCATAGACTTTCTCCTGGACCCCATCTTAGACCCTTAG